A window of the Tunturibacter empetritectus genome harbors these coding sequences:
- a CDS encoding glycosyltransferase family 2 protein: MTVIIPTFNRLSTLRLCLDCLEAQTMTDFDVLIVNDGSTDGTEAALADIRENSSLHLQVLHQQNSGPARARNWAIAHVTTEICLLIGDDILATPNLLDAHLQFHRANPDNKAVGLGRTQWDTVHQKITPFMEWYEEVQFDYGRLTAGLTPTWQHFYTSNLSFKTRLFRANPFDERFKAAAWEDIELGFRLADRDQMHLTFLPNAIASHVHPTTFLQAVRRMHTLGRSQRQFHQIWPSARDIAVRDIKTKICTILGARPLLLDILTSSVDRLSGPLKPGKLHAMLLRSHQQRGYLESNQ; the protein is encoded by the coding sequence ATGACGGTCATCATCCCTACCTTCAATCGCTTGTCCACTCTGCGACTTTGCTTGGACTGTTTAGAGGCGCAGACGATGACCGACTTCGATGTACTCATCGTCAACGACGGATCGACCGACGGCACCGAGGCAGCGCTAGCTGACATTCGAGAGAATAGCTCTCTCCATCTACAGGTTCTGCATCAGCAAAACTCCGGACCCGCACGAGCGCGAAATTGGGCGATTGCACATGTCACAACTGAGATCTGTCTTCTGATTGGCGACGATATCCTTGCGACTCCGAATCTCCTCGACGCTCATCTCCAGTTTCACCGAGCTAACCCGGACAACAAGGCGGTCGGTCTTGGTCGGACGCAATGGGACACAGTTCACCAGAAGATCACACCCTTTATGGAATGGTACGAAGAGGTTCAGTTTGACTATGGGCGACTGACTGCAGGACTGACCCCGACCTGGCAGCATTTCTACACTAGCAATCTGTCGTTCAAAACGCGTTTATTTCGAGCCAACCCCTTTGACGAAAGGTTTAAAGCAGCTGCCTGGGAGGACATAGAACTCGGGTTTCGGCTGGCAGACCGGGATCAGATGCACCTCACCTTTCTTCCTAATGCAATCGCTTCCCACGTCCATCCAACCACTTTCCTGCAAGCTGTCAGAAGAATGCACACCCTTGGCCGTTCACAGCGACAGTTTCATCAAATCTGGCCTTCTGCTCGGGATATAGCGGTTAGGGATATAAAGACGAAAATCTGTACGATTTTAGGAGCTCGTCCCCTCCTTTTAGACATTCTTACCTCGTCGGTCGACCGTCTCTCTGGACCGCTGAAGCCCGGAAAATTACACGCCATGCTTCTACGAAGTCACCAACAGCGGGGATATCTGGAATCAAATCAGTAA
- a CDS encoding GumC family protein, producing MPIETPTQSESSNISESTSLVFTENEPLSLTLVLQILQRSRRFILKTAAITFILATILAFILPPYYTATGSFVPPGANNTSSAAALMGQLSAIGAGSLLGGKGQGDLYVGILKSHTVARDIVQRFNLMQVYKVKKESLAEKKLLSESEFTLGTKDPIVTVSVTDKSPERARDLAAGYLQTLQATSAGLALSESSQRRLFYEQRLAKEKDDLANAEVALKLEEEKSGLVAPVGQMASNIQAQAQVQAQITDLQTRLAALLMNETEQNPDILRLRTQIESLQSQASQLAKGNGKNPTGSLSSALVPGLELDYIRKAREVKYHQALFEIIAKQYEAARLDEAKDSPLQVLDQPVLPDMKSGPHRSLIMALGLVIGVLGSSAWVLLRADTIKRVVR from the coding sequence ATGCCAATCGAAACACCGACTCAGAGTGAGAGCTCCAACATCTCGGAATCCACGAGCCTCGTCTTTACCGAGAATGAACCGCTCTCCTTGACGCTGGTGCTACAGATTCTGCAGCGTTCTCGACGCTTCATTTTAAAGACAGCAGCTATAACGTTCATTCTCGCAACAATCCTGGCGTTCATACTCCCTCCTTACTACACCGCAACTGGCTCCTTTGTCCCTCCGGGAGCGAACAATACTTCAAGTGCCGCAGCACTGATGGGTCAGCTTTCAGCCATAGGAGCTGGCAGCCTCCTTGGCGGCAAAGGCCAAGGCGATCTCTACGTCGGCATTCTCAAGAGTCATACAGTCGCTCGCGACATTGTTCAGCGTTTCAATCTTATGCAGGTGTACAAAGTTAAAAAAGAGAGTCTGGCGGAGAAGAAGCTCCTTTCGGAATCCGAGTTTACGCTGGGAACGAAAGATCCCATCGTTACCGTGTCGGTGACCGATAAATCCCCCGAGCGCGCCCGGGATTTGGCCGCAGGATATCTTCAGACGTTACAAGCTACCTCGGCCGGATTGGCCCTCTCAGAGAGTTCACAGCGGCGTCTGTTCTACGAGCAGCGCCTTGCCAAAGAAAAGGACGACCTCGCCAACGCAGAGGTCGCCTTGAAGCTGGAAGAGGAAAAGAGTGGATTGGTGGCGCCGGTCGGGCAGATGGCTTCCAACATTCAAGCGCAGGCACAGGTCCAGGCACAAATCACAGACCTCCAGACAAGGCTGGCCGCCCTGCTCATGAATGAGACCGAACAAAATCCTGATATCCTTCGGTTACGGACGCAGATCGAAAGTTTGCAGTCTCAAGCCTCCCAATTGGCAAAGGGAAACGGTAAAAACCCTACAGGAAGCCTCTCGAGTGCTTTGGTGCCTGGCTTGGAGCTCGACTATATTCGGAAGGCCCGTGAGGTGAAGTATCATCAAGCACTCTTCGAAATCATCGCCAAACAATACGAAGCGGCGCGATTAGACGAAGCAAAAGACTCTCCCCTTCAGGTTCTCGACCAGCCGGTCCTCCCCGATATGAAGTCCGGGCCGCACCGCTCTCTGATCATGGCCCTCGGTCTTGTGATTGGCGTGCTGGGGAGCTCCGCCTGGGTTTTGTTGCGGGCCGATACGATCAAGCGCGTTGTACGCTGA
- a CDS encoding O-antigen ligase family protein, whose product MSNESTLYVEVGHSKTPPFGHSSILNWISNKGFEPLFHIYVYLLVLLPTGSLFGINIKFICFFLLFPIALSKHLADSKTTLSKVSLLFVVPGALLVWILIAQVYEANAALSYFQFKDIATTFASCWLVSVFCRNRKGADIRFLRTVLIAEIVACLIKITLLGYCFYKEIPVSLMIDSISDFFGTKLMSMDLDSALGRIQFVADGLIPICIYMLLRYRTKLKISSVSAVVMFFLLAVSLVFTFSRYFWGFAALAFSLGMIFSKKDHFHASVITLLCIVLLVSLPVIVDLYQIRFSDAIAGGSDSVRTEQIPALERFFLDAPLLGHGYGSYTPDVIRSSDLQYGYEVQLYALAGQEGIIGLLLMGVLLLLYYYPLLWSKGRFFSSHRFGLIIILFGWLAAGLFNPMLFNSAAAMSYAAINALSEISSESGLMSTLKSFET is encoded by the coding sequence GTGAGTAATGAGTCCACACTGTACGTGGAGGTTGGGCATTCAAAGACCCCCCCGTTTGGCCACTCGTCGATCTTAAATTGGATCTCAAATAAAGGTTTTGAGCCCCTCTTTCATATATACGTCTATCTCCTAGTCCTCTTGCCGACTGGTAGCCTCTTCGGAATCAACATCAAGTTCATCTGCTTTTTTCTTCTTTTCCCAATTGCGCTCTCGAAACATCTAGCAGATAGCAAAACCACCTTGTCCAAGGTTTCATTACTGTTTGTTGTACCCGGAGCACTGCTCGTTTGGATTTTGATCGCGCAGGTTTATGAAGCCAACGCAGCTCTGTCTTACTTTCAATTCAAGGACATTGCCACAACCTTTGCGAGTTGCTGGCTGGTCTCCGTTTTCTGCAGAAACAGAAAAGGCGCAGATATTCGATTCTTACGAACGGTACTTATTGCAGAAATCGTTGCGTGTTTGATCAAGATTACGCTGCTCGGTTACTGCTTTTATAAGGAAATTCCCGTTTCGCTCATGATCGATAGTATCAGTGACTTTTTTGGGACGAAGCTAATGAGCATGGACTTGGACTCAGCTCTCGGCAGGATTCAATTTGTAGCCGATGGTCTAATTCCCATATGCATTTATATGCTGCTGCGCTACCGTACAAAACTTAAGATTAGTAGCGTGAGTGCAGTCGTCATGTTTTTTCTTCTTGCCGTATCCCTTGTCTTTACCTTTTCAAGATATTTTTGGGGGTTTGCAGCTCTAGCCTTTTCTCTCGGAATGATCTTTAGTAAAAAAGATCATTTTCACGCTTCGGTCATCACATTGCTTTGCATTGTTTTACTGGTGAGTCTTCCTGTCATTGTCGATCTCTATCAAATTCGCTTTTCTGACGCGATTGCAGGCGGATCGGATTCAGTACGAACAGAACAAATTCCAGCGCTTGAGCGGTTCTTCTTAGATGCCCCGCTCTTAGGACATGGATATGGCAGCTATACCCCAGATGTTATCCGAAGCTCCGACCTTCAATACGGATACGAGGTTCAGCTCTACGCATTGGCTGGACAAGAAGGCATAATTGGGCTTTTGCTGATGGGTGTTTTATTGTTGCTCTACTATTACCCATTATTATGGTCGAAAGGAAGATTCTTTTCCAGCCACCGATTCGGCCTGATCATTATTCTATTTGGCTGGCTTGCCGCTGGCCTATTTAACCCAATGCTATTCAATTCCGCTGCGGCAATGTCATATGCCGCCATTAATGCGCTCTCGGAAATAAGCTCTGAGTCAGGATTGATGAGCACGCTCAAATCCTTTGAGACTTGA
- a CDS encoding glycosyltransferase — translation MDAPAQFETQRNGRTSIFAIIVLYNKLAASSPTIKTLLEAAHAASNRLRLTVLIVDNTPGGQDPGILPEGVRYYAEPDNPGLAVPYNKALKMAEEEGFTWLLTLDQDTNLPVDFLKKIEVYAEEYVSDARVAGIVPRIADRGRLISPFRFVGGFFPKVLAPGVEGVSKRFTSALNSASMLRVSAVRMLGGYDLQFPLHNSDTNLFHRLDLAGKRLIVAGNILVNHELAIMDRQGRMTPERYRRLLADERAFWDFHMGVLGRAERLLRLVGRMCKDTLRDENRDFRAITLNEIKLRLLTRRSNRIRRWTEAR, via the coding sequence ATGGATGCCCCTGCCCAGTTCGAGACGCAACGTAATGGAAGAACAAGCATTTTCGCTATCATTGTTCTTTACAACAAGCTGGCCGCCTCGTCTCCCACCATAAAGACACTGCTCGAGGCAGCCCACGCGGCTTCTAACCGACTGCGGCTTACGGTTTTGATTGTCGATAATACCCCCGGAGGCCAGGACCCAGGCATTCTTCCGGAGGGGGTTCGATATTACGCAGAGCCTGATAATCCAGGGCTGGCTGTGCCCTATAACAAGGCGCTAAAGATGGCCGAAGAAGAGGGCTTTACCTGGTTGCTCACCCTCGATCAGGACACAAACCTCCCAGTGGACTTTCTCAAAAAGATCGAGGTTTATGCAGAGGAGTATGTCTCTGATGCACGAGTCGCAGGCATCGTTCCTCGTATTGCAGATCGTGGAAGACTTATCTCTCCGTTCCGTTTCGTAGGAGGGTTTTTCCCGAAGGTTCTTGCGCCGGGGGTGGAGGGCGTCTCGAAGCGATTCACGTCTGCGCTCAATTCAGCGTCGATGCTCCGTGTTTCTGCCGTCCGGATGCTCGGTGGTTATGATTTGCAATTTCCACTTCATAATAGCGACACAAATCTCTTTCATCGTCTGGATCTAGCGGGAAAACGGCTGATTGTAGCTGGAAATATTCTGGTAAACCACGAGCTCGCGATCATGGATCGTCAGGGTCGCATGACTCCAGAACGGTACAGGCGACTTCTGGCGGATGAGCGCGCGTTCTGGGATTTTCACATGGGAGTTTTGGGCAGGGCCGAGCGGCTGTTGCGGCTAGTTGGACGAATGTGTAAGGACACTCTACGCGACGAGAATCGTGATTTTCGCGCGATAACACTCAATGAGATCAAGCTCCGGTTGCTGACTCGCAGGAGCAATAGGATTAGGCGCTGGACAGAAGCTAGGTGA
- a CDS encoding glycosyltransferase, translated as MREDVRFSIAMCTYNGEKYLGEQLESIARQQQLPAELVLCDDCSSDATVSIAERFAVESPFPVRIIRNPKNLGYRGNFAQAIELCTGELIALCDQDDVWYPQKLKKLKELFLSNPSAAGVFSNGDLIDSSSRLLGKDLWGSFQFDTFDQMNFRSGQAVGVLLKRNVVTGMAFAIRSSSKNELLAMPSSWNHDAWLALMLAAHARLIACPEHLVGYRVHGNQQIGVPISLKEKCSYILSHGISGYIQLSRDRNQKEYRENALQFDALQVCLEKLGISSDDHLLIEAHAKAEHAHRGGALLSLSRLRRLPTVLGHLRSYKKYSPTGLNAAFRDLVL; from the coding sequence GTGCGTGAAGACGTGCGATTCTCAATCGCAATGTGTACTTACAACGGGGAAAAGTATCTTGGCGAACAGCTGGAGAGCATTGCACGTCAGCAGCAGCTGCCAGCAGAACTTGTTCTTTGCGATGATTGCTCGAGCGATGCCACTGTGAGCATCGCAGAGAGGTTCGCAGTCGAGAGTCCTTTCCCGGTGCGTATTATCCGCAATCCGAAGAATCTAGGCTATCGTGGCAACTTCGCGCAGGCCATCGAGCTTTGCACCGGGGAGCTTATCGCGCTCTGCGATCAGGATGATGTCTGGTATCCGCAGAAATTGAAAAAGCTGAAAGAGTTGTTCCTCAGCAATCCTTCCGCCGCAGGGGTCTTCTCAAACGGCGACTTGATCGACTCGTCCTCGCGGCTTTTGGGAAAAGATCTTTGGGGAAGTTTTCAATTTGATACTTTCGATCAAATGAACTTTCGATCAGGACAGGCTGTGGGGGTTTTGCTGAAGAGGAATGTCGTTACGGGCATGGCCTTTGCTATACGCAGCTCATCAAAGAATGAGCTTCTCGCAATGCCATCGAGTTGGAATCACGATGCCTGGCTTGCACTCATGCTGGCGGCACACGCTAGATTGATAGCCTGTCCCGAGCATTTGGTTGGATATCGCGTGCATGGAAATCAACAGATCGGTGTGCCAATCTCTCTAAAAGAGAAGTGTAGTTACATCTTGTCGCACGGCATCAGTGGCTATATTCAGCTCTCACGCGATCGAAACCAAAAAGAATATCGAGAAAATGCTCTCCAATTCGACGCACTGCAGGTGTGTTTGGAAAAACTGGGTATCTCGAGTGACGATCATCTGTTGATCGAGGCGCATGCCAAGGCAGAACATGCTCATCGTGGTGGTGCACTTTTATCTCTTAGCAGGTTGAGAAGATTGCCCACTGTCCTGGGTCATCTACGGAGTTATAAGAAATACTCACCAACTGGATTAAATGCTGCCTTTCGGGATCTTGTTTTGTGA
- a CDS encoding 2OG-Fe(II) oxygenase produces MNRREYAALIERRLKVESDRLRQEFPKYVVQSCYVDDLLPKELALEICNAFPDKSAMMLKKSLRENKHVAAQMNQYAPILEEIVYAFQEPGVLNAVAEITGIQGMVPDEKLYAGGISLMAKENFLNPHLDNSHDIKREMYRVLNLLYYVTPNWGHEHGGNLELWDDGPKGAPREITSHFNRLALMATHENSWHSVSEVKVDRSRCCVSNYYFSPKPLEDHEYFHVTSFRGRPEQPVRDLVLQGDIALRQGIRKVFKKGIVDNKHVYEKS; encoded by the coding sequence ATGAATCGCAGAGAGTACGCCGCGCTTATCGAAAGACGACTCAAAGTCGAATCTGACCGGCTGCGGCAGGAATTTCCAAAGTATGTGGTGCAAAGCTGCTATGTCGATGACCTTTTACCGAAAGAACTCGCGTTAGAGATATGCAACGCCTTTCCTGACAAGAGCGCGATGATGCTCAAGAAGAGCCTGCGCGAAAACAAGCATGTTGCCGCGCAGATGAATCAATATGCCCCAATACTTGAAGAGATCGTTTATGCGTTCCAAGAGCCAGGCGTCCTGAACGCGGTAGCGGAAATTACCGGCATCCAGGGCATGGTCCCCGACGAGAAACTGTATGCCGGTGGAATCAGCCTCATGGCGAAAGAAAACTTCCTAAATCCACATCTTGACAACTCTCATGACATCAAGCGCGAGATGTACCGTGTCCTCAATCTGCTTTACTACGTAACCCCAAACTGGGGCCATGAACACGGTGGAAACTTGGAGTTATGGGATGACGGCCCTAAGGGTGCGCCGCGCGAGATTACAAGTCATTTCAATCGCCTTGCCCTGATGGCCACTCACGAGAATTCATGGCATTCAGTGAGCGAGGTGAAAGTAGACCGTTCGCGTTGCTGCGTCTCCAACTATTACTTTTCGCCGAAGCCCTTAGAAGATCATGAGTATTTTCATGTGACTTCGTTTAGGGGTAGGCCTGAGCAGCCAGTACGCGATTTGGTGCTACAGGGGGACATAGCTCTACGACAAGGTATTCGGAAGGTGTTCAAGAAGGGTATTGTAGATAACAAGCACGTTTACGAAAAGAGCTAA
- a CDS encoding glycosyltransferase family 4 protein, whose amino-acid sequence MGVTKKKAGVGVYAKNLIDSLVSNDELHLFVLAQDDDSDFDYQGLPNVTVLWVPSKLLRTPLIRLIFEQLLLPLILWKHHIDVVHSLHYSFPLISGRAKNVVTIHDMTSFSMPEVHLTFKRLYYRTFIRAAAKLADALIFVSQSAQSDLTARFGSPKGISAVIHHGKSDSFSPCWDQDLLQQVRKKYGLPTRFILYVGTIEPRKNLVRLVEAFSEIAPLHPDTALVIAGSKGWMYDSLFECISRLRLEARIFFPGFVAEADKRFLICAADVFAYISLYEGFGLPVLEALACGIPTLTSTTSSLPEVSGVAALAVDPTDVEQIAFSLNRLLSDSVLRQELHKASLLQAARFTWQETAAGTTRVYWDTFNNAIVELV is encoded by the coding sequence ATGGGTGTGACCAAGAAGAAGGCCGGGGTCGGCGTATATGCAAAGAATCTAATTGATTCGTTGGTATCGAATGACGAATTACATCTGTTTGTTCTCGCTCAGGATGATGACTCCGACTTCGATTACCAAGGCTTGCCTAATGTCACGGTATTGTGGGTTCCCTCGAAACTGCTGCGAACACCGCTGATTCGCTTGATCTTCGAGCAGCTGCTTTTGCCTCTTATCCTATGGAAGCACCATATCGATGTTGTGCATTCCCTCCACTACTCTTTTCCTCTCATCAGCGGTCGAGCAAAGAACGTTGTCACAATTCATGACATGACATCATTCTCGATGCCCGAAGTGCACCTAACTTTTAAGAGGCTTTATTACCGGACTTTTATTCGAGCTGCAGCCAAGCTGGCGGACGCTCTTATTTTCGTCTCCCAATCCGCTCAAAGCGATCTGACAGCAAGGTTCGGCTCTCCGAAGGGTATTTCTGCCGTAATACATCATGGTAAAAGCGATAGTTTCTCGCCTTGTTGGGATCAGGACCTTCTCCAGCAAGTCCGGAAAAAGTATGGTCTGCCCACGCGTTTCATTTTGTATGTGGGAACAATAGAGCCTCGGAAAAACCTCGTGCGGCTGGTTGAAGCGTTCTCGGAGATAGCCCCCCTTCATCCGGATACCGCACTAGTAATAGCAGGATCAAAAGGATGGATGTATGACTCACTGTTTGAGTGCATAAGCCGCCTGCGGCTGGAAGCACGTATATTTTTCCCGGGATTCGTAGCAGAAGCAGATAAGCGATTCCTCATCTGCGCCGCGGACGTCTTTGCTTATATTTCTTTGTACGAGGGCTTTGGTCTCCCCGTGCTAGAAGCTCTTGCCTGCGGAATTCCTACTCTCACCAGCACCACATCCTCCTTGCCAGAGGTCTCTGGAGTCGCCGCACTGGCGGTGGATCCAACGGATGTCGAACAGATCGCCTTCTCTTTAAATCGTCTTCTCTCAGATTCAGTTTTACGGCAAGAATTGCATAAAGCTTCGCTTCTCCAGGCCGCCCGGTTCACATGGCAAGAAACCGCCGCCGGTACAACCCGCGTGTATTGGGATACGTTCAATAACGCGATTGTGGAGCTAGTGTAG
- a CDS encoding DinB family protein, with protein MVIYAQESDVGLLDSAELSERLAAVLRDWMPWLVTLSEAEASVPERPGKWSAKQVIGHLVDSAVNNVGRVVRLQIKPGQSEPGYEQVEWVNLQHYAEREWAQVLALWFALNEHMAWTVRHIEKSRLKSVGLIEGESVTLGFLIEDYIAHMQHHLRLMQGWLGVGGDTVG; from the coding sequence ATGGTGATCTATGCGCAGGAGTCGGATGTTGGGCTGCTGGATTCTGCCGAGTTGAGTGAACGGCTTGCGGCGGTACTCAGAGACTGGATGCCGTGGCTGGTGACACTCTCCGAGGCTGAGGCAAGTGTGCCGGAGCGGCCGGGCAAGTGGAGCGCGAAGCAGGTGATCGGGCATCTTGTCGATTCAGCGGTGAATAACGTAGGAAGGGTTGTTCGATTACAGATTAAGCCGGGTCAGAGTGAGCCAGGCTATGAGCAGGTGGAGTGGGTGAACCTGCAGCATTACGCCGAACGCGAGTGGGCGCAGGTGCTGGCACTATGGTTTGCGCTGAATGAGCATATGGCATGGACAGTTCGGCATATCGAAAAGTCTCGTCTTAAGAGTGTCGGATTGATTGAGGGCGAGTCTGTGACCCTGGGATTTCTGATCGAGGACTACATTGCGCATATGCAGCATCACTTGCGACTGATGCAGGGATGGCTGGGAGTCGGCGGCGATACGGTGGGGTAG
- a CDS encoding YraN family protein, giving the protein MPATVWIDVQAWAMRRLDSLSVRRDGGPAHLATGEQGEREALFYLRKLGYTVVAQRWKSAKLWGDIDLVGWDGPTLCFVEVKARGARDGMTAESAVDRDKREMLRRMGRAYLKGFPEKLRGDVPVRFDVVSVYLLPTGTEFEVYRGAFGW; this is encoded by the coding sequence ATGCCAGCTACGGTGTGGATTGACGTTCAGGCCTGGGCGATGCGGAGGCTGGATTCTCTGAGTGTCCGCCGCGATGGAGGGCCTGCTCATCTCGCGACAGGGGAGCAGGGCGAACGGGAGGCTCTGTTTTATCTTCGGAAGTTGGGATATACGGTTGTCGCGCAGAGGTGGAAGAGCGCGAAGTTGTGGGGGGATATCGACCTGGTGGGGTGGGATGGGCCGACGTTGTGCTTTGTCGAGGTAAAGGCGCGTGGTGCCAGGGATGGAATGACGGCGGAGTCGGCCGTGGACCGGGACAAGCGGGAGATGCTGAGGAGGATGGGGCGGGCGTACCTGAAGGGATTTCCGGAGAAGCTGAGGGGCGATGTGCCGGTGCGATTCGATGTGGTGTCGGTATACTTGCTGCCAACTGGAACTGAGTTTGAAGTGTATCGGGGAGCGTTTGGATGGTGA
- a CDS encoding LssY C-terminal domain-containing protein → MPNASRASLFLLAISLTLAGPASGDQAIAQSQPAPSAQADQQTPPPEAADATAYTQETPDDELDTAAVTLDLSHTSPLIQKLYQATRETKEQPILDRLAEAKKLIADGADVKPTDQYGRTALHWTIFGSSYNTKPKIIVAYEGIADQLIQHGVEINREDIYNDTALDYLLYSPNFEIQTLLIENGATSGFLTAFFHFFNQENGDMPHTIAASVAKSRQADLAPGQTLSVRLNGPVYSEHSRTGDPVEGTVTYPLCKSGENIACPNGELVMAPGTKIQATVLFAQKAPDKYSRPRLVLDFSNIIHADGTRSPLYARVLDVDNARETVRNNEILGIIQPHASTKASVALAGLGMVNPIAGYTIRGVSAVYGLSIRREILFPAGTDLQIQVVRPSMLKTRDTWSGWPVLPVDTQLKALVTAAPIRVYTKDNKPSDVTNLMFLGSQQQLEAAFRESGWFEADSLSMGSAAKSVQATIRGAGYTNAPVSLLTINGKPPDLVFQKSLDTFAKRHHIRIWKEPGTYQGRDVWIGAATHDIAISTAKAKTKWSHRIDPHVDREREWIETDLLYSGTATSYALVDRPHAPKKTANATGDELLTDGQLSIVELGPTKPNILNPPSPVLQSR, encoded by the coding sequence ATGCCAAACGCATCGAGAGCGTCGCTCTTTCTCCTCGCCATCTCCTTGACTCTCGCCGGACCTGCGTCGGGAGATCAGGCGATCGCTCAAAGCCAGCCCGCACCGTCAGCTCAAGCCGATCAACAGACGCCCCCACCTGAAGCCGCCGACGCCACCGCATACACACAGGAGACGCCCGACGACGAGCTGGACACTGCCGCCGTAACCCTCGACCTCTCGCACACATCACCGCTCATTCAAAAGCTCTACCAGGCCACCCGCGAAACCAAGGAGCAGCCCATCCTCGACCGGCTCGCCGAAGCCAAAAAACTGATCGCCGACGGAGCCGACGTCAAGCCAACCGACCAGTACGGCCGCACCGCCCTTCACTGGACCATCTTCGGCTCCAGCTACAACACCAAGCCGAAGATCATCGTCGCCTACGAAGGCATCGCAGACCAGCTCATCCAGCACGGCGTAGAGATCAATCGCGAAGACATCTACAACGACACCGCGCTCGACTACCTGCTCTACTCTCCTAACTTCGAGATCCAGACCCTGCTAATAGAAAACGGAGCAACCAGCGGATTCCTTACCGCCTTCTTCCACTTCTTCAACCAGGAAAACGGTGATATGCCGCACACCATCGCCGCCAGCGTAGCGAAGTCAAGACAAGCCGATCTCGCACCCGGCCAAACCCTGAGCGTCCGCCTCAACGGCCCCGTCTACAGTGAACACTCCCGCACCGGCGATCCCGTCGAAGGGACCGTCACCTATCCCCTCTGCAAGAGCGGAGAAAATATTGCTTGCCCCAACGGAGAACTAGTCATGGCTCCCGGCACAAAGATTCAGGCGACTGTCCTCTTCGCGCAAAAAGCTCCCGACAAATACTCACGCCCCCGTCTCGTCCTCGACTTCTCCAACATCATTCACGCCGACGGCACCCGCTCGCCACTCTACGCCCGCGTCCTCGATGTCGATAACGCCCGTGAGACCGTCCGCAACAACGAGATCCTCGGCATCATCCAGCCTCACGCCTCCACCAAGGCATCCGTTGCTCTCGCCGGACTCGGCATGGTCAATCCAATCGCCGGATACACCATCAGAGGAGTTTCCGCGGTCTACGGCCTCTCCATTCGACGCGAGATCCTCTTCCCCGCAGGAACAGACCTCCAGATCCAGGTCGTACGGCCCTCCATGCTTAAAACCCGCGACACCTGGTCCGGCTGGCCCGTACTGCCGGTCGACACACAGCTGAAGGCACTCGTCACGGCGGCCCCGATACGCGTCTACACCAAAGACAACAAGCCCTCCGACGTCACCAATCTCATGTTCCTCGGCTCACAGCAACAACTCGAAGCAGCCTTTCGCGAGTCAGGTTGGTTCGAAGCCGACTCCCTCAGCATGGGCTCTGCCGCAAAGTCGGTTCAAGCAACCATTCGCGGTGCCGGCTACACCAACGCTCCAGTCTCTCTCCTGACCATCAACGGCAAACCACCCGATCTCGTCTTTCAAAAATCCCTCGACACCTTTGCCAAACGGCATCACATCCGTATCTGGAAGGAGCCTGGAACCTACCAGGGCCGCGACGTCTGGATCGGAGCCGCCACTCACGACATCGCCATCTCCACCGCAAAAGCGAAAACGAAGTGGTCCCACCGCATCGATCCCCATGTCGACCGCGAACGCGAATGGATTGAAACCGATCTCCTCTACTCCGGCACCGCAACCTCCTACGCTCTGGTCGATCGTCCGCACGCTCCGAAGAAGACCGCCAACGCAACCGGCGACGAGCTGCTCACCGACGGCCAGTTATCCATCGTAGAACTCGGCCCAACCAAACCGAACATCCTCAACCCACCCTCTCCAGTCCTGCAATCCCGTTAG